In Flagellatimonas centrodinii, a single window of DNA contains:
- a CDS encoding pilus assembly protein, with protein MTFHRLRTTLLACVVTIFCAFPALADDIDIYNNPTPNPLTPPTTVLVLDLNLLGICNNVLLSGADPDNPQLCLNVTSDMLLGEVLGGLTDNPAGLLSGLLLGTSDNNAGRAGALCDLYGILGIASPVVNLPAVGFLLQLLLGGVSTLTCGTLDFLLGIPLLNTILNGLLGGFVGQLVTGLLDPLLTTAVGQLPGTVTGLLNTTISGALNLGQVGLVGLLESILNNLVNSRVAIMVSHGDRATFAGAPAANCAFGEQASIPTSRRETPNCSNGAYFLLGMTDLVDQGTVNQVLTRVITLLTNTLAPSNVLNSVTALAGAALTTPTRLLPPFQGKEIYAELAHYLAGDVVYNAPLNRWDGLTGLLTRDTSIESGGQYVPPGATCDIVNVVNVQLTNSQLDNDSDARIAQYFPGAENAGSYAFTDVVREAQETGFSAGGQQIKLNSFFVVQDNLSSLGSLTGAGLNVVNYANSLGLLGLGETIAELVVPTLEVNASLLTPATTLDITAPNRLLPPAYFPQFRPAANLAPRWDGNLKRLELVNGVYRDVQGDVAVGDEGRLRDDALTGWTAPGSLGGAPGDGGDVRLGGAGSRIPASGRSNTDAGARKILFDRVVGGALNLVNFNSDDATLRTELRPVLGAASDSETQALMLYARGFDVGTTATPAANLASVTQRAWRHGAVLHSQPVVINYGARGGHTLANPDLRILYGAADGYLRLVRDRLADGTLSGIESWAFLPQAVMGQQKTLRDNAVGAPFPYGVDGSPTLIIQDRDGNGGAGDGVLDDADDRVWAFVGLRRGGRGLYGLNLTNPDAPALLWRIGPSGLTSNTAVPDQLPGWYAELGLSFSQPQAARLRIDGEDRIVLVFGGGYDGGRSAANARLNKDAEAASGGVLGTDDTVGNAVFIVDAETGELLWKAVQGTLDSSAPFNPSQRRFRHPLLQDSIAADVELADLDGDGYADRLYVGDTGGRLWRGDFPGDDRADWTLTPVASVGRHDTANVTNDRRLFHAVDIVPVRTATAAYDAVIFATGNRADPLERVTANTLYVFRDGNTGIGLEIDDITVDEATLPGHLDFTDLTGACALASATLCAANADLSTGWRIQLVDAGEKALSQPLTLGGTVFLTTYVPPDPTLATCAPSEGSSKVYAVSLADSRPVASGVLGVVDGDTGGALRARPAKAPGLPGDLSMADVGSARTGAEVLDVEVPRFFPIYWRERRGEDELPVPQPTPTP; from the coding sequence ATGACCTTCCACCGCCTGCGCACTACCCTGCTGGCCTGTGTCGTCACGATCTTCTGCGCATTCCCAGCGCTGGCCGACGACATCGATATCTACAACAACCCGACACCCAACCCGCTGACGCCGCCGACCACCGTGCTGGTGCTCGATCTCAACCTGCTGGGCATCTGCAACAACGTCCTGCTGAGCGGTGCCGACCCCGACAATCCGCAGCTCTGCCTCAATGTCACCAGCGACATGTTGCTGGGCGAGGTGCTGGGGGGCCTGACCGACAATCCCGCAGGGCTGCTGAGCGGCCTGCTGCTGGGCACGAGCGACAACAATGCGGGTCGGGCGGGCGCGTTGTGCGACCTCTACGGCATCCTCGGTATTGCCTCACCGGTGGTGAACCTGCCAGCCGTGGGGTTTCTGCTGCAGTTGCTGTTGGGCGGCGTCTCCACCCTCACCTGTGGGACGCTGGATTTTCTGCTGGGCATTCCGCTGCTCAATACCATCCTCAACGGCCTGCTCGGCGGCTTTGTCGGCCAATTGGTCACCGGTTTGCTGGACCCGCTGCTGACCACCGCCGTCGGCCAGTTGCCGGGCACCGTGACCGGACTGCTCAACACCACCATCAGTGGCGCTCTCAACCTCGGGCAGGTCGGGCTGGTCGGCTTGCTCGAATCCATTCTCAACAATCTGGTCAACTCCCGGGTGGCGATCATGGTGTCGCACGGCGATCGCGCCACCTTTGCCGGCGCACCGGCGGCAAACTGCGCCTTTGGCGAGCAAGCCTCGATCCCGACCAGTCGCCGAGAAACCCCCAACTGCAGTAACGGCGCCTACTTCCTGCTGGGGATGACCGATCTCGTCGACCAGGGCACCGTCAATCAGGTGCTGACACGGGTCATCACCCTGCTCACCAATACCCTGGCGCCGTCGAACGTGCTGAACTCGGTGACCGCCCTCGCCGGCGCCGCACTGACCACACCGACCCGGCTGCTGCCGCCCTTCCAGGGCAAGGAAATCTATGCCGAACTGGCCCACTATCTCGCTGGTGACGTCGTCTACAACGCCCCACTCAACCGCTGGGACGGCCTCACCGGGCTGCTGACCCGTGATACCAGCATCGAATCCGGTGGCCAGTACGTTCCTCCCGGTGCCACCTGCGACATCGTCAACGTGGTCAACGTACAGCTGACCAACAGTCAGCTCGATAACGATTCCGATGCCCGTATCGCCCAGTACTTCCCGGGTGCCGAGAATGCCGGCAGCTACGCCTTCACCGATGTGGTACGGGAGGCACAGGAAACCGGCTTCAGCGCCGGGGGCCAGCAGATCAAGCTGAACTCCTTCTTCGTTGTACAGGACAACCTGTCGAGCCTCGGCAGCCTGACCGGTGCCGGCCTCAATGTTGTCAACTACGCCAACAGTCTGGGGCTGCTCGGCCTCGGCGAGACCATCGCCGAACTGGTGGTGCCGACGCTGGAAGTGAATGCCTCGCTGCTGACGCCGGCAACGACACTGGACATCACCGCCCCCAACCGGTTGCTGCCACCCGCCTATTTTCCGCAGTTCCGTCCGGCCGCCAACCTGGCGCCGCGCTGGGACGGCAATCTCAAGCGTCTGGAACTGGTCAACGGCGTCTACCGCGATGTGCAGGGCGATGTCGCGGTCGGTGACGAGGGGCGTTTGCGCGACGATGCCCTGACCGGCTGGACCGCCCCCGGCAGTCTCGGCGGCGCCCCTGGCGACGGCGGGGATGTGCGGCTGGGCGGGGCCGGCAGTCGCATTCCGGCCTCCGGGCGCAGCAACACCGATGCCGGTGCCCGCAAGATCCTGTTCGACCGCGTGGTGGGCGGGGCCTTGAACCTGGTCAACTTCAACAGCGATGACGCCACCCTGCGGACCGAACTTCGTCCGGTCCTCGGCGCCGCCAGCGACAGCGAAACCCAGGCGCTGATGCTGTATGCCCGCGGCTTCGATGTCGGGACCACTGCAACGCCGGCGGCCAACCTCGCCAGCGTCACCCAGCGCGCGTGGCGACACGGCGCGGTGCTGCATTCGCAGCCGGTGGTGATCAACTACGGCGCACGCGGCGGACACACCCTGGCCAACCCCGATCTGCGCATCCTCTATGGCGCCGCCGACGGCTATCTGCGGCTGGTTCGCGACCGCCTGGCCGACGGCACCCTCAGCGGGATCGAAAGCTGGGCCTTCCTGCCACAGGCGGTGATGGGCCAGCAGAAAACCCTGCGGGACAATGCCGTCGGCGCCCCCTTCCCCTACGGTGTCGATGGCAGCCCGACCCTCATCATTCAGGACCGCGATGGAAATGGTGGCGCCGGTGATGGCGTTCTCGACGATGCCGACGACCGCGTCTGGGCCTTTGTCGGCCTGCGTCGCGGCGGCCGCGGCCTGTACGGGTTGAACCTCACCAACCCCGACGCGCCAGCACTGCTGTGGCGCATCGGGCCCAGCGGGCTGACCAGCAACACGGCGGTGCCAGACCAACTGCCCGGCTGGTACGCGGAACTTGGATTGAGCTTCAGCCAGCCCCAGGCGGCGCGCCTGCGTATCGACGGCGAAGACCGCATCGTGCTGGTCTTCGGCGGCGGCTATGACGGCGGCCGCAGCGCCGCCAATGCCCGTCTCAACAAGGATGCCGAGGCCGCCAGCGGCGGCGTGCTCGGCACCGATGACACCGTCGGCAACGCCGTCTTCATCGTCGACGCCGAAACCGGCGAGCTGCTGTGGAAAGCGGTACAGGGCACGCTCGACAGCTCAGCGCCCTTCAACCCGTCGCAGCGGCGCTTCCGCCATCCGCTGCTGCAGGACAGCATCGCCGCCGATGTCGAACTGGCCGATCTCGATGGTGACGGCTACGCCGACCGGCTGTACGTCGGCGATACCGGTGGCCGCCTGTGGCGCGGGGATTTCCCCGGCGACGACCGTGCCGACTGGACCCTGACCCCGGTGGCCAGCGTCGGCCGCCACGACACCGCCAATGTGACCAACGACCGGCGCCTGTTCCACGCCGTCGACATCGTCCCCGTGCGCACCGCCACCGCGGCCTATGACGCGGTCATCTTCGCCACCGGCAACCGGGCCGATCCCCTTGAGCGGGTCACTGCCAACACGCTCTACGTGTTCCGCGACGGCAATACCGGCATCGGCCTGGAGATCGACGACATCACGGTCGACGAGGCGACCTTGCCGGGCCATCTGGATTTCACCGACCTCACGGGCGCCTGCGCACTCGCCAGCGCGACACTCTGCGCCGCCAATGCCGACCTCTCGACCGGCTGGCGCATCCAGCTGGTGGATGCGGGCGAGAAGGCCCTGTCGCAACCTTTGACGTTGGGAGGGACGGTGTTCCTGACCACGTACGTGCCACCCGATCCGACCCTGGCCACCTGCGCACCGAGCGAGGGCAGCAGCAAGGTCTATGCGGTGTCACTGGCCGACAGTCGACCGGTGGCCAGCGGCGTGCTCGGCGTGGTCGATGGCGACACCGGCGGCGCCCTGCGCGCCCGCCCGGCGAAAGCGCCGGGACTTCCGGGAGACCTGTCGATGGCGGACGTCGGCAGCGCCCGCACCGGAGCGGAAGTGCTCGACGTGGAGGTGCCGCGCTTCTTCCCCATTTACTGGCGCGAACGACGCGGCGAAGATGAACTTCCCGTCCCGCAACCGACGCCGACCCCATGA
- a CDS encoding type IV pilin protein produces MSAHPNRGFTLIEMIIVVTMIAILASIAIPSYKNYVMRANRTIAKTALVELQARQEGYYVDRKRYATQLTTLAYPADPAWVSATGEPDTALQTDSIYRIDLSDVTATDYTLTATPVGAQSDDSRCGTLSIIASGRKAASGSDGVDCWR; encoded by the coding sequence ATGAGCGCACACCCGAACCGCGGCTTCACCCTGATCGAGATGATCATCGTGGTGACGATGATCGCCATCCTCGCCTCGATCGCCATCCCCAGCTACAAGAATTACGTCATGCGGGCCAATCGCACCATTGCCAAGACGGCACTGGTCGAGCTGCAGGCTCGGCAGGAAGGCTACTACGTCGACCGCAAACGGTACGCCACGCAGTTAACCACCCTCGCCTATCCCGCCGACCCGGCCTGGGTCAGCGCGACCGGCGAGCCAGACACCGCTCTGCAGACGGATTCGATCTATCGCATCGACCTGAGTGATGTCACGGCCACCGACTACACGCTGACGGCAACGCCAGTGGGTGCCCAATCTGATGACAGTCGCTGCGGCACCCTCAGCATCATCGCCAGTGGTCGCAAGGCGGCAAGCGGGAGTGACGGCGTCGACTGCTGGCGCTAG